GAAGGGCTCCCCCACCTCCACCTCCTCCACCACTAGGGAGATGCCACGGGCCCGACAGCGATAGGCGAGGGCCATGATGTTGCCCCGGTCACCATAGAGATTCATATGGCGGGGGTACAGGTGGGCAAGGCGCAGCTCCAAGGCCTATCCCTCCCAGAAATGGGGGCGACCCGCCCACCGCGCCAGGATCTCCCGCACCTCCAATAGAGCGGTGTAGGTGGGCACCACATGAAGGATCCTCCCTTGGGGGGTGGCGGCCAGGGCACGCTCGAGAGCTGGCTTGGGCCGCCTCTCCACATCTTGCGGTTGGAGGGAGGCGTATTTCAGGCGCAGAGCCAGGTCATAGGCCCGGTCGCCACCGGCCAGCAGATAGGCCACCCGCCCCTGCAACAGCTCGAAGTCTACATCCCATATCCAGGAGACATCGCGGCCATCGGCCAGGCGGTCGTTCAGGAAGATGGCTAGGTAAAGGGGCGCGGCATCGGCCAAGGTGCGCAACACCTGATTGAGGCCTGCCGGGTTCTTGGCCAGCACCACCCGCACCCGCCGTCCTCGCACAGCGATCTCCTCCTGCCGGCCAAAGGGGCCATGGCTTGCTAGGCCGCGGCGGGCCTCATGCCAGGGGAGGCCCAGGGCTAGGGTAGCAGCAGTGGCGGCCAGGACGTTATAGGCGCTGTAGAGGCCTTGGAGAGGGGTGACCACCTCCTCACAGCGTCCGTCGGGAAGGGACATCTTCAGGACGAGGCCGCCGTCCTGGGCCACCCTCGTTGCCGCCACTTGAGGGTGACGGCGGGCCAGCCCGCAGGTGGGGCAACGCCACCACCCCAGGTGGGCATAGTAGACCCGCTCATACTCCAGGTCATGTCCGCAGCGGGGAC
The sequence above is a segment of the Dehalococcoidia bacterium genome. Coding sequences within it:
- a CDS encoding MurT ligase domain-containing protein — its product is MERVAVAAARTVALLLRGLGLGGGTAFPGLVALSICPKLVERRGRRLGLGCALVTGTNGKSTTARLLSGAVAACGLPVVANRAGSNLMRGVATALALSPHVPRSMGVFEVDEATLPEAIAALSPRAVVFTNLFRDQLDRYGEVDRVVAIWQQAVSSLTPDATIVLNADDPLVASLAPYARGPVLLYGLEDAGPARSSLEHAADARLCPRCGHDLEYERVYYAHLGWWRCPTCGLARRHPQVAATRVAQDGGLVLKMSLPDGRCEEVVTPLQGLYSAYNVLAATAATLALGLPWHEARRGLASHGPFGRQEEIAVRGRRVRVVLAKNPAGLNQVLRTLADAAPLYLAIFLNDRLADGRDVSWIWDVDFELLQGRVAYLLAGGDRAYDLALRLKYASLQPQDVERRPKPALERALAATPQGRILHVVPTYTALLEVREILARWAGRPHFWEG